Proteins from one Leguminivora glycinivorella isolate SPB_JAAS2020 unplaced genomic scaffold, LegGlyc_1.1 Scaffold3, whole genome shotgun sequence genomic window:
- the LOC125242007 gene encoding uncharacterized protein LOC125242007: MGKRKHREEDEEDYLERKIRSLERKRLKIRRRRRHRSYSPSTSSYTDNEYEYADQDIGEPDPLLEDSQYEESPLTNNTVYDLTDDEVGASTSGALPAAGGLRSVVIQNRSAAGPRAVDAPAPAPPPAPAAAAAAAPACAPAAATTTPAAPAPAPTSAATTLQVTGEQIGLQESTPIVTALDPGLLCLLGDEPVKEETFGPCIHDDISTRWSDILVNAVVGVAAAASPESPDASEDELHAWRAQTAAAVPPRERPPSAAAAAAHPDLAPLASDADTQPQCRTQAAQEPYPGCRSVVRAAFMRQGTPAEAADIMLASLTETTLKQYNCYLKKWYIFCKEKCYDIFDVGVAEVLDYFTLLFNQGCQFGSINTAKAVL; encoded by the exons ATGGGAAAAcgcaaacatcgtgaggaagatGAGGAAGATTACTTGGAAAGAAAAATCCGAAGTCTCGAGAGGAAAAGATTGAAGATTCGTCGCAGGCGCCGTCATCGTAGTTATAGCCCTAGTACGTCCTCATATACAgataatgaatatgagtatgcggACCAAGATATCGGTGAGCCCGATCCCTTGCTAGAGGATTCGCAATATGAAG AATCCCCATTGACCAACAATACTGTATACGACTTAACCGATGATGAGGTCGGTGCTTCAACGTCGGGTGCGCTGCCTGCTGCTGGCGGGCTGCGATCGGTGGTCATACAGAATAGAAGCGCCGCCGGGCCCCGCGCGGTGGACGCGCCGGCCCCCGCGCCCCCTCCCgcacccgccgccgccgccgccgccgcgccggcgtgCGCGCCCGCGGCCGCGACCACCACGCCGGCTGCGCCCGCTCCCGCGCCTACATCCGCAGCTACCACCTTACAGGTGACCGGTGAACAAATTGGTTTACAAGAATCTACGCCGATTGTGACCGCGCTTGATCCCGGTTTATTATGTTTGTTGGGCGATGAGCCCGTAAAAGAAGAAACATTTGGTCCTTGCATTCACGACGATATCTCGACGAGATGGTCTGACATTCTAGTTAATG CCGTCGTCGGCGTCGCGGCCGCCGCCTCGCCAGAGTCGCCAGACGCCAGCGAGGACGAGCTACACGCGTGGCGGGCGCAGACCGCCGCCGCCGTCCCGCCGCGCGAGCGACCGccgagcgccgccgccgcggccgcACACCCGGACCTCGCGCCGCTAGCATCGGATGCTGATACACAACCTCAG TGTCGAACACAAGCTGCACAGGAGCCTTACCCTGGTTGCCGGAGTGTTGTCCGGGCGGCGTTCATGAGGCAAGGCACTCCTGCAGAAGCGGCAGACATCATGCTAGCGTCACTTACAGAAACCACACTTAAGCaatataattgttatttaaagaaatggtatatattttgtaaggaaaaatgTTATGATATTTTTGATGTCGGCGTAGCAGAAGTATTAGATTATTTCACATTACTTTTTAATCAAGGTTGTCAATTTGGATCAATTAATACTGCGAAAGCAGTTTT ATAA